The Pseudomonas fluorescens genome segment GTTTTCGCCAGATCGGTGGCCGAGCCCATGGCCACGCTGATGTCCGCGGCAGCCAATACCGGCACGTCGTTGACCCCGTCGCCGAGCATCAACACCTTGCGGCCGGCCTTGTGCAGTTGTTGCAGCACTTGCAGCTTGTCGTCCGGACGCAAACCGCCCCGGGCCTCATCGATGCCCAGTTCGGCAGCGACACTGGCAACCATCGGCGAACTGTCACCCGACAGCAGCAGCGTGTGCCAGCCGCGGGCCTTGCACGCGGCGAGCAGCGCGGGGGCGTCGGCGCGCAGACGATCATCGAGGACGAACCAGGCCAACGGTCCCTGAGCGTCACCGAGCAACAACCATTGGCCCGGTTCGTCGGGCATTGATGGTACGGGCGCGCCGCTGAGATCACAGACAAAATCAGCCTGCCCAATGCGCAAACGCTGTTCTGCGACCAGGCCTTCAAGCCCGAGCCCCGGTGTGCTGTGAACCTCTTCGGCGGCCAGCGGCGCCCGGCCGAAGGCCCGGGCAATCGGGTGTTCCGAACGGTTCTCCAGCGCAGCGGCCAGGCTCAGGCACCGATCACTGTCGAGGGCGCCGAGCGGGCGGATCGAACGCAGCACCAGTCGGCCCTCAGTGAGGGTGCCGGTCTTGTCGAAAATCACCGTGTCGATCTGGTTCAGGCCTTCCAGCACATGGCCGCGTGTCAACAGCAGGCCGAGTTTGTGCAGGGTGCCGGTGGCGGCGGTGAGTGCGGTCGGCGTTGCCAGTGACAATGCGCATGGGCAAGTGGCAACCAGCATCGCCAGAACGATCCAGAACGCTCGCGAAGAATCCAGTTCCCACCACAGCAGGCCGATGGCGGCCGCCGCGATCAACGACAGCAACAGAAACCATTGAGCGGCGCGGTCGGCGATTTCCGCCAGGCGTGGTTTCTCTGCCTGAGCGCGATCCAGCAAACGCACGATGGCCGACAGCCGCGTGTCCTGGCCGAGCGCCTGCACTTGAACAGTCAGCGCACCTTCTACGTTCAGCGTGCCGGCGGTGACGGCATCGCCCGGTGTGCGCGGTTGCGGCAGGTATTCGCCGGTCAGCAGCGATTCATCGATGCTCGACTGACCGTCGAGGATCTTGCCGTCCGCCGGCAGCACCGAGCCGGGCTGCACGAGTACGCGGTCGCCAAGACGCAGCTCGCTGAGCAGGATGCGTTCACTGTGGCCGGTGTCGTCGAGGCGCAGGCACGAGGCGGGCAACAGATTGACCAGTTGCGCGGTGGCAGCGGCGGTGCGTTCCCGGGCGCGGCGTTCGAGGTAGCGTCCGGCGAGCAGGAAAAGCGCGAACATCCCGACTGCGTCGAAATACAGCTCGCCGACCCCGGTGATCGAGGTCCAGATCCCGGCGATATAAGCCGCGCCGATCGCCAGCGAGACCGAAACGTCCATGGTCAGATGACGAGTGCGCAGATCGCGCATGGCCCCTTTGAAAAACGGCGCGCAGCTGTAGAACACAATCGGCGTGGTGAGGAACAGCGCGACCCAGCGCAGGATCGTGTGCAGCTCCGGGCTGAGGTCGATGTTGAATTCCGGCCAGGTCGCCATGGTCGCCATCATCGCCTGGAACCACAATAGCCCGGCAACACCGAGCTGACGCAGGGCCAGGCGGTTTTCACTGGCCAGTTGTTCGCTGGCGCGGTCGGCCTGATACGGGTGCGCGACGTAGCCGATGTGGCGCAGTTCGCCGAGGATCTGGCTCAGCGGCAACTGAGCGTCAGCCCAGCGCACATGCAGGCGATGATTGGACAGGTTCAGCCGCGCCTCGGCCACGGCGGGCAGGGTGCGCAGGTGTTTCTCGATCAGCCAGCCGCAGGCGGCGCAACTGATGCCTTCCATCAGCAGCGTGGTTTCCGCCAGCTCACCTTCGTGGCGCACGAAAGGTTGCTGCACGTCGGCGCGGTCGTACAGCGCCAGCTCGTCCACCAGTTGCACCGGCAGCGTCTCGGGGTTGGCCGAGGCTTCGCTGCGGTGTTGGTAATAGCTTTCCAGTCCACCGGCGACGATGGCTTCGGCCACGGCCTGACAGCCGGGGCAGCAGAACTCGCGGGACTCCCCGAGCACGACGGCGGTGAAGCGGCTGCCGGACGGGACGGGCAGGGCGCAGTGGTAGCAGGGGATGGGGGTGGTCATGGCATTGTCGAGGGGATAAACCCTTGGAATCGAGTGGTCCGCTTGCCCTCACCCCAGCCCTCTCCCGGAGGGAGAGGGGGCCGATTGATGTGAGCCGGAAAAATGGGTTCAGTCAGCGCAATCGTCACTGGCGAATATCAAGTCTGCAAACACCCGAGATCAGTTCCCTCTCCAGGGGGGGAGGGGGCACTTGCAGGCTGCTTACTTCTTCAGGTCTTCAGCACCCTGCAGCGGCTCGTCGCCCAATAACAAATCCTTGTCATGACTGACCAGCTCTTCCTCGAACATCCGCCACACGTGATCGTCCTGAGTACCCAGCAACTCAACAAAACGTCGGCCTTCGATCTTGTCGCTCAACTGGCCGATGTACCGACCGGTTTCAGTCTCGCTGCGAGCCAGGACGATCTTGCGATCCTTGTCCGGCTGGGTCGGCGAGATCAGGTTCAGTTCCAGGGTTTTCGGCTGGCTGTCGCCGCTCAGGCGCAGGTCGACTTCGCCGGTGACGTCATCCAGGTGCACGGCAGCGCGCATCTTCAGGGTCTGCGCCAGCAGTTCACGGTCCAGCGAACGGTTGATGCCCTTGCCGGCCTCGTAGTAGTTGTCGTTGACCAGGTTGTCCGGGTTGTTCACCGCGATGGTCACCATGGACAGGGTCAGGGTCACCGAGCAGGCCAGAATCCCGATGATGATCCACGGCCAGAGATGCTTGTACCAGGGGCTTGCGGCGTTTGCTGCGGGCATGTTCAGTTCTCTCAACGATTCTGTGGGCCGATGAACCGGCTCTTGGCTTCTACGTGGACGCTGTCGTCATCGGCATCCTTGAGGATGAATTTCACCTCGTTGGTGCTCGACGGCAGTTGTTCGGGCGCGCTCGACAGTTCGACCGGCATGCTGAAGATTTCCCCGGCCGGCACTTTGATCTCGCGCTTGCCTTGCAGGCGCAGATCCGGCAATCCGGCGGCTTCCAGCACATACGTGTGGTCGCGCTGATCCTTGTTCATGATCTTCAGGCTATAGACGTTTTCGATCCGGCCTTCGGCGTTTTCGCGGTACAGCACGCGGTCCTTGCTGACGTCGAAACCGACCAGCGAACGCATGAAGAATGCTGTCACCAGCAAGCTGATCATCGCCAGCAGCACCACGGCATAACCGATCAGGCGCGGACGCAGTTTATGGGTTTTCTGCCCGGACAGGTTGTGTTCGGTGGTGTAGCTGATCAGCCCGCGCGGGTAGTCCATCTTGTCCATGATGCTGTCGCAGGCATCGATGCACGCGGCGCAGCCAATGCACTCGATCTGCAGGCCGTCGCGGATGTCGATGCCGGTCGGGCAGACCTGGACGCACATGGTGCAATCGATGCAATCGCCCAGGCCCTGGGCCTTGTAGTCGACGCCTTTCTTGCGCGGGCCACGGCTTTCGCCGCGACGCGGGTCGTAGGAGACGATCAGGGTGTCCTTGTCGAACATCACGCTCTGGAAGCGCGCATACGGGCACATGTAGATGCACACCTGCTCACGCAGCCAGCCGGCGTTGCCGTAGGTGGCGAGGGTGAAGAAGCCGACCCAGAAATACGACCAGCCATCGGCTTGCCCTGTGAAGAAGTCGAACACCAGTTCGCGGATCGGCGAGAAATAGCCGACGAAGGTCATGCCGGTGACGAAACCGATCAGCAGCCACATGGCGTGCTTGGCGAACTTGCGCAGGAACTTGTTGGCACTCATGGGTGCCTTGTCGAGCTTGATGCGCTGGTTGCGGTCGCCTTCGGTGACCTTTTCGCACCACATGAAAATCCATGTCCACACGCTTTGCGGACAGGTATAGCCGCACCAGACCCGGCCGGCGTACACCGTGATGAAGAACAGGCCGAACGCGGCAATGATCAGCAGGCCCGAAAGCAGAATGAAATCCTGCGGCCAGAACGTGGCGCCGAAGATGAAGAACTTGCGCTCCGGCAGGTTCCACCACACGGCCTGGTGGCCGCCCCAGTTCAACCACACCGTACCGAAGTACAACAGGAACAGCGCCGTTCCACCCATCATCCGCAGATTGCGGAACAGGCCGGTGAAAGCACGGGTGTAGATTTTTTCTCGAGAGGCGTAAAGGTCGACGCTGTTGTTCGCGTTCTTGCTGGGTGGCGTGACGTCGTGTACCGGAATCTGGTTGCTCATCATTGCATCCCACGGCAGTGGAAAAATGCCTCGGTCGATACGTGCCGGCCGGGGTCAGAAAGGGTGTTGCGGTGGCGCAATGATACGCCTGTGATGCCGACGAACGGGTGCGACCTTTGGTCGCGTTGGGCAAAATCAATTGATGGTGTAATGACTTGAATCAATTGACTTGTAAGGGATTACCCTTTTTTGCCCGGCTATGACTGAGTCTAGGCGATCCGTCGCCGTTGCGCTGCCTGGTGATCTGCGTGGCTGAAAATAGGCTCGTTGCTGTCCGGTTGTCCAGACTTCGAGAAACAGGGATGAAGTAAGAAGTTCTGGTTTCTGTTAGTTGCATGTCTGAAACAAGTTTATTTAATTGTCTGTGTTGTGTGCTTTGAAAGGTTTCGTTTAATCGAATATGTTTGCGGCTGGCGATATTCAGTTGCCAGTTCGTATTCGAGTTAAATGGAGTTTCAAGGTTATGGCTTTAAATGGAGTTGTAAGGTTTCTGCTGGGTGTCTGTTTGTTTTCTTCTGTTACTTTGGCTCATGCCGTTGAGGGCATGCCACGGCATATGGTGTTCGCGTCCGATACGCAATATCCATGGACCGACAAGACTGACAGCGGAGAGCCGGAATCCGATGCGGACTTCGAAAAACGCGCCAAGTGGCTGGTGGACAGCCAGTTGGGCAGTATTGCCGAGTTTCGAAATGCCCACGGGGGGCAGGCGGCAGTCCCGTTGATGATCAATGGTGACATGACCGCTTTCGGTCACGGTTGGCAGCGCTCGTATATGAAGTCGGCCCTGCAAAAGTACTTCAAGGACGATTATCTGTATGGTTTGGGTAATCATGATTACGAGAATAACGTGGACGACTGTTTCAGCAATAGTTGTGCGGCGGGCAGTGTTGTCGAGTTCAATGAACATCATAAAGGGAAGGTGGATAACTT includes the following:
- a CDS encoding FixH family protein codes for the protein MPAANAASPWYKHLWPWIIIGILACSVTLTLSMVTIAVNNPDNLVNDNYYEAGKGINRSLDRELLAQTLKMRAAVHLDDVTGEVDLRLSGDSQPKTLELNLISPTQPDKDRKIVLARSETETGRYIGQLSDKIEGRRFVELLGTQDDHVWRMFEEELVSHDKDLLLGDEPLQGAEDLKK
- the ccoG gene encoding cytochrome c oxidase accessory protein CcoG, which codes for MSNQIPVHDVTPPSKNANNSVDLYASREKIYTRAFTGLFRNLRMMGGTALFLLYFGTVWLNWGGHQAVWWNLPERKFFIFGATFWPQDFILLSGLLIIAAFGLFFITVYAGRVWCGYTCPQSVWTWIFMWCEKVTEGDRNQRIKLDKAPMSANKFLRKFAKHAMWLLIGFVTGMTFVGYFSPIRELVFDFFTGQADGWSYFWVGFFTLATYGNAGWLREQVCIYMCPYARFQSVMFDKDTLIVSYDPRRGESRGPRKKGVDYKAQGLGDCIDCTMCVQVCPTGIDIRDGLQIECIGCAACIDACDSIMDKMDYPRGLISYTTEHNLSGQKTHKLRPRLIGYAVVLLAMISLLVTAFFMRSLVGFDVSKDRVLYRENAEGRIENVYSLKIMNKDQRDHTYVLEAAGLPDLRLQGKREIKVPAGEIFSMPVELSSAPEQLPSSTNEVKFILKDADDDSVHVEAKSRFIGPQNR
- a CDS encoding heavy metal translocating P-type ATPase — encoded protein: MTTPIPCYHCALPVPSGSRFTAVVLGESREFCCPGCQAVAEAIVAGGLESYYQHRSEASANPETLPVQLVDELALYDRADVQQPFVRHEGELAETTLLMEGISCAACGWLIEKHLRTLPAVAEARLNLSNHRLHVRWADAQLPLSQILGELRHIGYVAHPYQADRASEQLASENRLALRQLGVAGLLWFQAMMATMATWPEFNIDLSPELHTILRWVALFLTTPIVFYSCAPFFKGAMRDLRTRHLTMDVSVSLAIGAAYIAGIWTSITGVGELYFDAVGMFALFLLAGRYLERRARERTAAATAQLVNLLPASCLRLDDTGHSERILLSELRLGDRVLVQPGSVLPADGKILDGQSSIDESLLTGEYLPQPRTPGDAVTAGTLNVEGALTVQVQALGQDTRLSAIVRLLDRAQAEKPRLAEIADRAAQWFLLLSLIAAAAIGLLWWELDSSRAFWIVLAMLVATCPCALSLATPTALTAATGTLHKLGLLLTRGHVLEGLNQIDTVIFDKTGTLTEGRLVLRSIRPLGALDSDRCLSLAAALENRSEHPIARAFGRAPLAAEEVHSTPGLGLEGLVAEQRLRIGQADFVCDLSGAPVPSMPDEPGQWLLLGDAQGPLAWFVLDDRLRADAPALLAACKARGWHTLLLSGDSSPMVASVAAELGIDEARGGLRPDDKLQVLQQLHKAGRKVLMLGDGVNDVPVLAAADISVAMGSATDLAKTSADAVLLSNRLDALVQAFTLARRTRRVIIENLLWAALYNGLMLPFAALGWITPVWAAVGMSISSLTVVLNALRLTRLPSAPAVNTTSETRPLPA